From the Lathyrus oleraceus cultivar Zhongwan6 chromosome 4, CAAS_Psat_ZW6_1.0, whole genome shotgun sequence genome, one window contains:
- the LOC127074097 gene encoding PGR5-like protein 1B, chloroplastic has protein sequence MFTATKVAFTLTPPRPCSSPSPTPFVPISSSLSRPHLIHFNSRHLCLRRRLFLLSPKATADQPGKVEEFEGEAVDSNVLPYCSIDKKEKKSVGELEQEFLQALQSFYYEGKATMSNEEFDNLKEELTWEGSSVVMLSSDEQKFLEASMAYVSGNPILNDKEYDDLKMRLKMEGSEIVVEGPRCSLRSKKVYSDLSVDYLKMFLLNVPATVIALGLFFFLDDLTGFEITYLLELPEPFSFIFTWFAAVPLIVYLALSLTRAIIKDFVILKGPCPNCGTENTSFFGTILSISSGGSNNKVKCSDCATEMVYDSTTRLITLPEGSK, from the exons ATGTTCACCGCAACCAAAGTAGCCTTCACATTGACACCCCCTCGTCCATGTTCTTCACCTTCCCCTACACCTTTCGTTCCAATCTCTTCTTCTCTTTCTCGTCCTCACCTCATTCACTTCAATTCCCGTCACTTATGCCTTCGCCGGAGACTTTTCCTACTTTCACCTAAAGCCACCGCAGATCAACCAG GgaaggttgaagaatttgaaggAGAAGCTGTTGATAGTAATGTTCTTCCTTATTGTAGCATAGATAAAAAAGAGAAGAAATCCGTTGGGGAACTCGAGCAAGAATTTCTTCAAGCGCTTCAA TCGTTCTATTATGAGGGAAAGGCTACTATGTCGAACGAAGAATTTGATAATCTCAAGGAAGAACTCACGTGGGAAGGAAGCAGTGTTGTTATGCTAA GTTCGGATGAACAAAAATTTCTTGAAGCTTCTATGGCTTATGTGTCTGGAAATCCAATTTTGAATGACAAAGAGTATGATGACTTGAAAATGAGGCTAAAG ATGGAAGGTAGTGAAATTGTTGTTGAGGGTCCAAGGTGCAGTCTTCGAAGTAAAAAG GTTTACAGTGACCTGTCTGTTGACTATTTAAAGATGTTCCTGCTGAACGTCCCAGCCACCGTGATTGCATTAGGATT GTTCTTCTTCCTTGATGATCTGACTGGATTTGAAATCACTTACTTGCTAGAG CTGCCGGAGCCGTTTAGTTTCATCTTCACTTGGTTTGCGGCTGTTCCTCTCATTGTATATCTAGCTCTATCACTAACAAGAGCCATTATTAAAGATTTTGTGATTTTAAAG GGTCCGTGTCCAAACTGTGGAACTGAAAATACCTCCTTCTTTGGGACTATACTGTCAATTTCAAGTGGTGGTTCCAACAACAAAGTCAAATGCTCTGA CTGTGCAACTGAAATGGTGTATGATTCAACTACAAGATTGATTACATTGCCAGAAGGAAGTAAATAA
- the LOC127135289 gene encoding expansin-A18 has product MAAIHQYCSLLNTITITLMLTIIAKPVVVSATFQPSPWTFANATFYGDETASATMGGACGYGNLFVNGYGTDTAALSSTLFNNGYACGTCYQIKCVQSKFCNTNVPYTTVTATNLCPPNWSQASDNGGWCNPPRSHFDMSKPAFMKIAEWKAGIIPIMYRRVPCARKQGFRFSFQGNGYWLLVYVMNVGGGGDIANMWVKGSRTGWIRMSHNWGASYQAFATLGGQTLSFKITSYTTKETIFAWNVAPSNWRAGLTYSTPINFH; this is encoded by the exons ATGGCTGCAATTCATCAATATTGTAGCTTGTTGAATACAATTACAATTACATTGATGCTCACAATTATCGCAAAACCAGTAGTAGTATCAGCCACATTTCAACCAAGTCCATGGACTTTTGCTAATGCCACATTTTACGGCGACGAGACGGCTTCCGCCACCATGG GAGGAGCATGTGGGTATGGAAATTTGTTTGTGAACGGGTATGGGACAGACACAGCAGCATTGAGTTCAACATTGTTCAATAATGGGTATGCATGTGGGACTTGTTATCAAATAAAATGTGTCCAATCGAAGTTCTGTAACACCAACGTGCCTTACACTACAGTCACTGCCACCAATCTTTGCCCTCCTAATTGGTCTCAAGCCTCTGATAATGGAGGATGGTGCAACCCACCACGTTCACATTTTGATATGTCTAAACCTGCCTTCATGAAAATCGCAGAGTGGAAGGCCGGTATCATCCCTATTATGTATCGCAG AGTACCTTGTGCGAGAAAACAAGGATTTCGATTCTCTTTTCAAGGAAATGGGTATTGGTTATTAGTGTACGTGATGAATGTGGGAGGTGGAGGAGATATAGCCAACATGTGGGTGAAAGGAAGCAGGACAGGGTGGATTAGAATGAGCCACAATTGGGGTGCTTCTTACCAAGCATTTGCAACACTTGGTGGCCAAACACTTTCTTTCAAGATTACTTCTTACACAACCAAAGAAACTATATTTGCATGGAATGTTGCTCCTTCTAACTGGCGTGCTGGATTAACCTATTCTACTCCTATAAATTTCCATTGA